A genomic segment from Anopheles maculipalpis chromosome X, idAnoMacuDA_375_x, whole genome shotgun sequence encodes:
- the LOC126563239 gene encoding sesquipedalian-1, with protein MKINEKNLCTFATTPPVDLEGWLNKRGETNKSWQRRWFVLKGNLLFYFDKRTDKEPLGMIILEGCTVELAEESEQYCFQIIFHGPNNRTYYLSTESQANMEQWMKALTCAGYDYMKLMVAELQRQLDEIEGQCREKTPETVPMLAPPKAPPRRHNPFNKPLTTEYASNADDGTGAGPPARANRKAPAASSTTPSPTKPNQPEATPNRTGKQTVTGTKSSDAIATMTTDVAPLERGAVVSFSFDAMHSALGVPVLADLSKWNASRQEHHCKEQTEDAKQEQLQMDEKRPPNKTEDSKPAIVTSE; from the exons ATGAAAATTAACGAGAAAAATCTTTGCACGTTCGCCACAACGCCACCAGTCGATCTGGAGGGCTGGTTGAACAAGCGGGGTGAAACGAACAAAAGCTGGCAGCGGCGCTGGTTTGTGCTGAAGGGCAACTTGCTGTTCTACTTTGACAAGCGTACCGATAAGGAACCGCTCGGCATGATCATCCTTGAGGGCTGCACAGTGG AGCTAGCGGAAGAGAGCGAGCAGTACTGTTTTCAGATCATATTTCACGGTCCGAACAATCGGACGTACTACCTCAGCACGGAATCGCAGGCCAACATGGAGCAGTGGATGAAGGCGCTTACCTGTGCCGGGTACGACTATATGAAGCTAATGGTGGCGGAATTGCAGCGCCAGCTGGACGAAATTGAGGGCCAGTGTCGGGAGAAAACGCCCGAAACGGTGCCCATGCTAGCGCCACCGAAAGCACCACCGAGGCGACACAACCCTTTCAACAAACCGCTTACGACGGAGTACGCATCAAATGCAG ATGATGGAACCGGAGCAGGCCCACCCGCACGTGCCAACCGGAAAGCGCCGGCCGCATCATCCACCACACCCAGCCCAACCAAACCGAACCAACCGGAAGCCACACCGAACCGCACCGGTAAGCAAACCGTAACGGGGACGAAATCGAGCGATGCCATCGCAACGATGACCACCGACGTTGCACCGCTCGAGCGCGGTGCCGTCGTATCGTTTTCGTTCGATGCGATGCACTCGGCGCTCGGTGTCCCGGTGTTGGCCGATCTGAGCAAATGGAACGCTAGCCGGCAGGAGCACCACTGCAAGGAGCAAACCGAGGATGCGAAGCAGGAACAGCTgcaaatggatgaaaaacGGCCCCCAAATaaaacggaagattcgaaACCCGCCATAGTGACGTCAGAGTAA